From a single Paenibacillus sp. FSL R5-0345 genomic region:
- a CDS encoding YesL family protein, whose amino-acid sequence MEFKGAMGGLYRVTEWITRIAASNILWALCSAPFLFFGLMKILMLGTSSGGVNEQLTLNWAMGILAPFTVFPASAALFTVVRKWVMGNTDVGTFRTYFQGYKENYLKSMLGGIIYTLMFVIMYVDVTVYMTQMPNFRIVGILMLVLMIILSVSMFNFFSIVVHYQMSFKQVMTNSILLTIARPIRVFSTLIAAGVLAYIGLRYPALYIICIPTLIAMAAFFNFYATYNKLQLQVEQKKLKEQEEAEAALNNQEDDDDDDDDDYEENNENKDLKRI is encoded by the coding sequence TTGGAGTTTAAAGGAGCAATGGGCGGCTTATACCGCGTCACAGAATGGATTACACGTATCGCAGCAAGTAATATCTTATGGGCACTATGTTCCGCCCCGTTTTTATTTTTTGGTTTGATGAAGATACTTATGCTAGGGACAAGTTCGGGTGGAGTTAATGAACAGCTCACTTTGAACTGGGCTATGGGGATTCTAGCACCATTTACAGTATTTCCTGCTTCGGCGGCTTTATTTACCGTGGTACGTAAATGGGTTATGGGAAATACAGATGTAGGAACTTTTCGCACATATTTTCAGGGGTATAAAGAAAATTATCTAAAAAGTATGCTCGGAGGAATTATCTATACATTGATGTTCGTTATTATGTACGTCGATGTAACGGTTTACATGACACAAATGCCTAACTTTAGAATTGTTGGTATTTTGATGTTAGTGCTCATGATTATTTTGTCGGTATCCATGTTTAACTTCTTTTCTATTGTTGTTCATTATCAAATGAGCTTTAAGCAAGTAATGACTAACTCGATCTTGCTGACAATTGCACGACCAATTCGTGTGTTCTCAACTTTGATTGCAGCGGGGGTTCTTGCTTATATTGGCCTGAGATATCCAGCGCTGTACATTATCTGTATCCCGACGCTGATTGCGATGGCTGCTTTCTTTAACTTCTATGCTACCTATAATAAATTGCAATTGCAGGTGGAGCAGAAGAAACTGAAGGAGCAAGAAGAGGCGGAAGCTGCGTTGAATAATCAAGAGGATGACGACGATGATGATGACGACGACTATGAAGAGAATAATGAGAATAAAGATTTAAAACGTATTTAA
- a CDS encoding DUF1499 domain-containing protein — MSLKRTLVGLFRSHDGTSDRAKDPTLKTRYYNLTKDKAWEEVSSTLKKVPGFKVLHEVESVGEITLEKRTAFGRTLDITVSVLNTTPVRCGVDMYSASRGSLGDLGANYRVIQRLYASLDKKLGKYKAD, encoded by the coding sequence TTGTCGTTAAAAAGAACCTTGGTTGGTTTATTCCGTAGTCATGATGGAACAAGCGACCGCGCAAAAGATCCGACATTAAAAACGCGTTATTACAATCTTACGAAAGACAAAGCTTGGGAGGAAGTTTCATCAACGCTTAAGAAGGTTCCTGGATTCAAGGTGCTTCATGAAGTGGAGTCAGTAGGTGAGATTACTCTGGAGAAGAGAACGGCATTTGGCCGTACACTGGATATCACTGTCTCAGTGCTTAATACCACACCTGTACGATGTGGCGTAGATATGTATTCTGCATCTAGAGGATCGCTTGGTGATTTGGGTGCTAATTACCGCGTCATTCAGCGGTTGTATGCGTCTTTGGACAAAAAATTAGGAAAATACAAAGCGGACTAA
- the tpx gene encoding thiol peroxidase, giving the protein MTQERTGVATFKSNPITLVGPKLTAGDPAPDFVLSKNLLEEVSLSDYAGKIKLISVVPSLDTGVCDAQTRRFNSEAAELGDDVVILTVSMDLPFAQARWCGAAGIDRVITLSDHKAASFGQAYGVLIKEFRLDMRSIFVLDKNNTLTYVEYLSEMTEHPKYEDAIAAVKSLL; this is encoded by the coding sequence ATGACGCAAGAAAGAACAGGCGTAGCTACTTTCAAAAGCAACCCCATCACTCTCGTAGGACCCAAGCTAACAGCTGGTGATCCCGCTCCTGATTTTGTTCTTAGTAAGAATCTACTGGAAGAAGTTTCTCTTAGTGATTATGCCGGTAAAATCAAGCTGATCAGTGTTGTCCCTTCTCTTGATACTGGTGTATGTGACGCACAGACCCGCCGGTTCAACAGCGAAGCTGCCGAGCTAGGTGACGATGTAGTTATCCTTACAGTAAGTATGGATCTACCATTCGCTCAGGCCCGCTGGTGCGGCGCTGCAGGAATCGATCGCGTAATTACACTATCCGATCACAAAGCAGCCTCATTCGGACAAGCTTATGGCGTTCTAATCAAAGAATTCCGATTAGATATGCGTTCTATTTTTGTTCTAGACAAGAACAACACACTCACCTATGTTGAATATTTGAGTGAAATGACTGAGCACCCTAAATACGAGGATGCTATAGCCGCTGTGAAGAGTCTGCTCTAA
- a CDS encoding rhomboid family intramembrane serine protease, translated as MIFIRYENWKSYLRYYPVTCLLIVANVIMFILMTFNGGSTNIQTLVDFGAIVDVSPFKEELWRYVAAIFLHNGFSHLFFNSFALLVFAPPLERLLGWWRYTILYVVGGVLANVLTIAISSRSALEVGTVSVGASGAIYAVYGAFLYIAVMQRAMMDEGSRKTLYGLLMIGIIMSFATPNVNWVAHIGGLVSGFFLYGLIIRIFNKSLRQGR; from the coding sequence ATGATATTTATTCGGTATGAAAATTGGAAAAGTTACCTGCGGTATTACCCGGTAACATGTCTTCTCATTGTGGCTAACGTGATAATGTTTATCCTCATGACGTTCAATGGAGGATCCACCAATATACAAACGCTTGTTGATTTTGGTGCTATTGTTGATGTTAGTCCGTTTAAAGAGGAACTATGGCGCTATGTAGCGGCTATTTTTTTACATAATGGGTTTTCCCATCTATTCTTTAATAGCTTCGCTCTGCTGGTATTTGCACCGCCTCTGGAGCGTCTTCTTGGCTGGTGGCGATATACAATTCTTTACGTGGTAGGTGGAGTTCTTGCGAACGTTCTAACGATTGCAATCAGCAGCCGCTCAGCATTAGAGGTAGGTACGGTCTCGGTAGGTGCTTCTGGAGCGATTTACGCCGTCTATGGGGCATTTTTATACATTGCGGTTATGCAAAGGGCTATGATGGATGAAGGCTCACGAAAGACGTTATACGGATTGCTAATGATCGGGATTATTATGTCGTTTGCAACACCAAATGTAAATTGGGTTGCACATATCGGAGGCTTGGTTTCTGGCTTTTTCCTATATGGACTTATTATTCGTATATTTAATAAAAGCCTAAGACAGGGGCGATGA
- a CDS encoding LysR family transcriptional regulator: protein MELRQLQYFLKVAQKEHVTRAAEELHVAQSAVSRQIHQLEQELGVDLFMQKGRNLQLTPVGQLFCKRVDSILKELEHSVNEVHEFLDPERGEIRIGFPHSLGTHLIPTIVAEFRQHYPHVKFRFKQGSYPSLIKDVLSGEVDLTFISPFPENDEHVSGDIVMTEELFAILPQNHHLAGESEIRLEQLQKEKFVLFSQGYSLRPIVWQACLQAGFQPQIAFEGGETDTIRGLVAAGMGVSLLPEMAFYQTNPLQPAQVRVVEPAVTRTVGLIYRTDSKLPLVARSFRTFLISYFKARQNNTPVGS, encoded by the coding sequence GTGGAGCTAAGACAGCTGCAATATTTTCTAAAGGTAGCCCAAAAAGAACATGTAACACGAGCGGCGGAGGAACTTCATGTTGCTCAGTCTGCAGTAAGCCGTCAGATTCATCAGTTGGAGCAAGAGCTTGGAGTTGACTTGTTCATGCAAAAAGGGCGTAATTTGCAGCTTACGCCGGTTGGACAGCTCTTTTGCAAGCGAGTGGATAGTATCCTTAAGGAATTGGAGCATTCAGTTAATGAGGTGCATGAATTTCTGGATCCGGAACGTGGGGAGATTCGCATTGGGTTTCCTCACAGCCTGGGCACGCATCTTATCCCGACAATCGTTGCGGAATTCCGCCAGCACTATCCTCATGTTAAGTTTCGCTTTAAGCAAGGGTCTTACCCTTCTTTGATAAAGGATGTATTATCTGGTGAAGTGGATTTAACATTTATTTCGCCTTTTCCGGAGAATGATGAGCATGTCTCTGGGGATATTGTTATGACCGAGGAGTTATTTGCAATACTTCCGCAGAATCATCATCTGGCAGGAGAGTCTGAGATCCGATTGGAACAGCTTCAAAAGGAAAAGTTTGTTCTGTTCAGTCAAGGTTATTCTCTGAGACCAATCGTTTGGCAAGCGTGCTTGCAGGCGGGATTTCAACCGCAGATTGCATTTGAAGGCGGGGAGACTGATACCATTCGCGGTCTAGTGGCGGCAGGAATGGGTGTAAGCCTTCTTCCGGAGATGGCGTTCTATCAGACCAATCCTCTCCAGCCGGCTCAGGTAAGGGTCGTGGAGCCTGCTGTGACGAGGACGGTTGGTTTGATTTACCGAACAGACAGTAAGTTGCCGCTCGTAGCACGTTCGTTTCGGACTTTTTTGATATCTTATTTTAAAGCTAGACAAAATAATACCCCGGTTGGCTCTTAG
- a CDS encoding zinc metallopeptidase, with translation MFMYLLVIIAFIFSLWAQFRVKGTFSKWSKVANLNGLTGYEAARRMLDANGLHDVPIEPVRGTLSDHYDPIHRVVRLSEPVYYESSIAAVSVACHEVGHAIQHKVSYPMLTLRHRMFPVVNFASGIAPFMLMAGFIFGYFNLVGLGIIFFSAAVAFQLVTLPVEFNASNRARQVMVEQGYIRNEEERGVAKVLNAAALTYVAAALVSLLELLRLITVFLGNRD, from the coding sequence ATGTTTATGTATCTATTAGTAATTATCGCCTTTATTTTTTCATTATGGGCCCAGTTCAGAGTTAAAGGAACATTCAGCAAGTGGTCCAAGGTCGCCAATTTAAACGGTCTGACAGGATATGAAGCTGCAAGACGTATGCTCGACGCTAACGGGCTTCACGATGTACCGATTGAGCCTGTAAGAGGTACGCTTTCTGACCATTATGATCCGATTCACAGAGTTGTACGTTTATCAGAACCTGTATATTATGAAAGTTCTATAGCAGCAGTTTCCGTCGCTTGTCACGAAGTGGGTCACGCCATTCAGCATAAAGTAAGTTATCCAATGTTAACACTACGTCACCGGATGTTCCCAGTAGTTAATTTTGCATCAGGCATAGCGCCATTCATGCTTATGGCAGGATTCATATTCGGTTACTTTAATCTTGTAGGCCTTGGCATCATCTTCTTCTCGGCCGCTGTTGCCTTCCAGCTTGTGACACTGCCAGTTGAGTTCAACGCCAGCAACCGGGCCCGTCAAGTCATGGTAGAACAAGGTTACATTCGTAACGAAGAAGAACGCGGAGTAGCTAAAGTCTTAAACGCAGCTGCGTTAACGTATGTTGCCGCGGCACTAGTATCCTTACTCGAACTGCTTCGTTTGATTACCGTCTTCTTAGGTAACCGCGACTAA
- a CDS encoding MerR family transcriptional regulator → MILYRIGELAKAAHISERTIDYYTKLGLISPESRSTKNYRLYSHETLVALERINQLKHDKYSLEEIKSMMSKWNEATPETDVSDKLVELEQHMQRLEREVKALEPIISGLKPGQARRALSNLLPQGVACMEAIRLLLLTQGPPM, encoded by the coding sequence ATGATTCTATATCGAATCGGAGAATTAGCTAAGGCTGCTCACATCAGTGAGCGTACCATTGATTATTACACAAAACTGGGGTTAATCTCCCCAGAGTCCAGAAGCACCAAAAATTACCGACTTTACAGTCATGAAACCTTGGTCGCCTTAGAACGTATTAATCAATTAAAGCATGACAAGTATTCATTGGAAGAAATCAAGTCCATGATGAGCAAATGGAACGAGGCAACTCCTGAAACTGACGTATCTGATAAATTAGTCGAGCTCGAGCAGCATATGCAGCGGCTAGAACGTGAAGTAAAGGCACTTGAACCAATCATTAGCGGTCTGAAGCCGGGACAGGCCAGACGCGCGCTCTCTAACTTACTCCCTCAAGGAGTAGCCTGCATGGAGGCGATTCGGCTTCTATTGCTTACGCAAGGACCGCCAATGTAA